TTGACCAACCGACTGAAAACGGTCTTTTGGGTGTAGCTCAACCGGCACCAAATCCATACTCTGGTACAATCATCGCGAACAACGTGATGGTTTACTCTGGAAACTCTGAGATGGAAATCCGTCGCATGATGGAATCTTACAAAGAGTCTCGCGAATACGAAAAAATGTTGGACGAAGCAAAACAAGAGGCTTTGGCTGAATTCCAAAAAGAATTGGCAGCTCAACAGCAGCAACAAGGCTCTTCAGCAGCAGCTGAAGGTTCAGCAGGTGCGGCTTCAGGTGCTGCAGCAGCTGAAAAAGTGAGATCTTTGACGAAGTCTTACGGTTCATTCGTACAGAAATTAGTGTTGTCTTCACGCCCAGTGGCGGCTCAACGCTTCTCTTCTAAGTTCGCTTCGAACGTAGCATCTAAAAAAGCAGGCAAGTCTTTGCAAGCTAAGATTCTAAAAGGACGCAGCGTAGTCTCTGAAGCTAAAGTAAATTCAAATAAAGACTTCACTCGCAGTGTATTGGAGGCTGCTCTTTCTCAGGAGTTGGAAAACGATCCAATCATGTTGGAAGCTATCATTGCTCGTGAGTTGGCTCGCACTGAAAATGGCATGTCTCAACAAATGAAACAATTGTTGTTGAAACAAGCTCAAATGAAAGAGATGTCTGCAAGATTTGATCAACAAGCTAAAAAACGTGGCGGTTGCTTCTTGTACACGCGTGCAGAATACAACGACAAGTTCCTAAGCTCAGATTTTAACACATTATTCAAAAAAGAGATCAAAGCGACTTTATTGCATGAAGTGGGTCACGCGATCGGTCTTGTGCACAACTTCAAAGGCTCTTTTGACAAAGCTAACTTTAACTTCCCAGGTGAAAAGACAAACCGTAACTATACATCTATCATGGACTACATCGCAGCTCCTGAAATGGAATACCAAGGCCCAGGTACATACGACGTGCATGCATTGCGCGCGGCTTACACAGGTTTGGTTGAGTTGAGTGAAGATATCAAAGCTATGGTTGCTAAAACTGGTGGTGTATTAACTAACCAATCTAAAGTGTCAGTAAACACGGTAGCTGGTCAGTTTATCTCTTTCCAAGACGTTAAGAAAATCTTAGGCTTCAGATATTACTCTGATATGGCAAGACAAACTGTCGCGCAAACAGGACTTTTGAAACATTACGGTCAATGTAACGACATGGAAGTAGGAAATGAACCAGGATGCCAACGCTATGATCAAGGTGCCTCTGCGGTAGAAGTTGTTAAAAACGAAATCCAAAACTACCACAGATCTTATGCGACATCTTACCATGCAGCTGATCGCTTGAACTTCGGCTGGCCGCAAAAAGTAAACGTGATCAGAAGCTCTATCTCTAGATTCACGACGATTCGCTCTTACTTGGATCATTACTTCAAGATGGTGATCTACCGTACAGCATTGTCAGACGCTGAAATGGCTGACTTCCGTGAGGCTTCTCACCTTGGATACGACTTCTTCCACGAAGTGATCCGTATCCCTGACACGAACTTGGCTTTCGGTAACTCGAAAGAAGAAATCAAACAACGTTTGATCCCAGTTCCATACATGTTGAACGAACCAGTTATGCAAAACGGTCAACAAGCTGTCGATGCTAACGGTCAACCGGTGTTTAAACAAACTCCTGACGTGCGTATCCTTGAAGCTCGTCGTGTTTACGATGCGGCTCCGGCTCCGATGAGCGATCGTTTGGATACTTTGGGTATCGGTTACGACAAACAGTTCGCTCTTAGATACTTGTTAACTGCAAATCCTGCAGCTATGACTGATGACTCTCAAACGGGTTGGATTGGTTACAATGAATTCGAACAGTATTTCTTAGGCGTTCAACATGCGGCTCAGTCTCAAAACATGTTGACGCTTCTTGAAATCATCTCTGGAACACTAAACTCAGGGTTTGTAGACAAGTACCACAACTTACAAACGGTTGAGTTGCCAGTGAACGTAAACAGAAGCCTTTTGGATTCTGCAACATTGGGTGGCTTGGCTGATACCAACCAATACCGCTATCCAGGTTTGGATACTTTCGCAGAGTTCTTCAAAGTGGGAACTTTGAAAGGTGGAAAAACTGTAAAAGATCGTTTGATGGCAACTCGTTACGGTCAGAGTTCAAAATCAGCTGCGGGTGTTAAGTTCTTCGCTGCTGACAATGCGATCGGTGCGCAGGTTCTAGTAAATAAAGCCGCTCGTAAAGGAACACTGTTAGAAAATAGGGAGACTTTGACTCAGGGTATGTTCCAGATGATCCAAGCGGACATGGAATTGAGTGCGAAGGTAGCTGCAGTTAAGAAAGCGGACGAAAAGTTGAAAGACAAAGCGTTTGCAGACATTGTAGCTTCTTCTGAAGAGTTAAAAGCACTAGCTGCCAAGGGTGACGCAGCAGCAGCCGAGCTTGTGATGACATTGACAGCTTTGAATCAAAACGGCGCGATCGTGTCTGCTGATGAGATCAAAGCAAATCCAAACTTCGCTTTGGATAAACAAGTGTTGATGTTAAGAAGCATGACTAGCAGATCTATGTCCTACTTCACGCAAGTAAAACCAATGCTTGAGCAAGTTCCTCTAGAGCAGTTGAACAACGTATTGCAACAGTTGGCGGGTTTGAAATCAAACAACACGACTCTTGCAAATTCATTGGATTTGCTAGCGCTAGGTCAGGAAGTTTTAGTTCAAGCCGTGTCTTCAGTACAAATCGTACTTAAAGACCGTGGCCCAGTATCTGGTGATGTGGTGATGGGATTGATGATGGATGCTTCTCCATTGTCGAGCTCACAACAAAACTTGATGTACGCGATCGAAGATCTTGCTCGCTACACAAGCATCTTGAACCCTGAGTACATCTACTAATATGAATCTTCAAAACGCGGCCCCCGCTCTCTCCTGGGGGTCGCGTTTTTTTTAATTTTAAAACCACGGAGTCTATAAATGAAAAAATCAGTTCTGATGGGTCTTTTATTATTAGGAAGCTCCTCGGCCTTTGCGGGCGTTCAAGATTACATTGGACGTTATGATTTACAGCGCGAAGAGCTTAAAGACGGGACCTTCTGCTATGAAGGTTTAATCGTTAGACAAGAGGGCAAAGAGCTTTCTCTTTATCGCTCTGACATCACAGATTTCGCCCTGGTAAAAAGTGAACTTAATTCTTCACGCGAAGTCCGCACGTCTCACGGCGAAGCCATGACGACAACTAAAGGCAAAGACTCCGTCACTTTGAAAGACGATGGCAGTTTAGTTTTTCAATTTAGCGGTATCGAAAGTATCTTGGGAGTTCCCGCTTCGCGAGTTAAAGACGCGGTCGCTTTGAAACTTTCCGATGATAAGAACACTCTTTTTGCCGTTCGTAAAACAGCCGATGGGCTTGCCGGTCTCAACCGTGGTGAAGCTCGCTGCGTTTATAAACGTCAGTAATTTCTTGAAAATAAAAAGGGAGCTTTCGAGTTCCCTTTTTTTTATGATCTGAATTTTGGAAAAAGTCCTTCGCCCTTAGTTACGAGCTTCTTGAGCCAAGCTCCGAAACTATCTTCAGGTCCCGGCAACCGTTCGGTCACAATTTTCTTGTCTGCGTGCAACTTATCAATCACGCGTTTTACTTGTTTCTGACTTTCGTTAGTATGCTCGAAGCGAACACCCCAAC
The window above is part of the Bdellovibrio bacteriovorus genome. Proteins encoded here:
- a CDS encoding zinc-dependent metalloprotease produces the protein MAHKPQYTKAFTALLTFALVAAGCTKKRDATLPDSEALEIFAISDFATPSSEGFKAIAKASAREKSLVEAASNKASNEKGLVAVDTSESSIPQRLRFMFENLEVSGQEAQDFKIVFGVDSKFVTAYKLTTNVESLTRLEKQLAVSPSEVQLSIDLQKATSSQAKKEIMNKMATAQKARSASLLNRANINVLVPLFKYEIASKGVLERTKNELRESTSTLKLRETEFSQATHIRLNITSDARKDVGSVDQKVEMDQIFTMESLDNKIHRAADLQSRYNFNMKFVADDSQVLTKLDSDDMKVYELTTVGSLSDDEKRLINTGRAAGEIIRCSDSGVTSADKNCVLRLVAKVPVTYKNARLVLADSKDNTSNKIELQKVTKAQAQGLVEIAREVRAERARPTGIIDPLNTIKVADLKGEFYFRRTFEDASNMMLVGKSGTSGDLSVVKFELEKSRLVVRNQKALIQYEGQTAKDKEELISVPVKYFKLETVNADGVALQVPKLIEAKLEDAEYVEIDWTKNTIPVANSPLAFFDAGECWAAATSQQVTDMDMRLNSDGILNFSLSGSYTVKPGCHNAPTTNNYALGWNVQFNYNVIERLSFKKRTNAQVDDAQWAPNIAPNVQSSLNFATFTMGETITSTDVRPGRENSEVYRPVVHDFRNGKVLHYWVGGLKNAPSDRKALITQAAVEVVAEWNEAFRKAFKGTNLERSGDYIVLHTGDDDTGHLGDLDRNYLWFFDQPTENGLLGVAQPAPNPYSGTIIANNVMVYSGNSEMEIRRMMESYKESREYEKMLDEAKQEALAEFQKELAAQQQQQGSSAAAEGSAGAASGAAAAEKVRSLTKSYGSFVQKLVLSSRPVAAQRFSSKFASNVASKKAGKSLQAKILKGRSVVSEAKVNSNKDFTRSVLEAALSQELENDPIMLEAIIARELARTENGMSQQMKQLLLKQAQMKEMSARFDQQAKKRGGCFLYTRAEYNDKFLSSDFNTLFKKEIKATLLHEVGHAIGLVHNFKGSFDKANFNFPGEKTNRNYTSIMDYIAAPEMEYQGPGTYDVHALRAAYTGLVELSEDIKAMVAKTGGVLTNQSKVSVNTVAGQFISFQDVKKILGFRYYSDMARQTVAQTGLLKHYGQCNDMEVGNEPGCQRYDQGASAVEVVKNEIQNYHRSYATSYHAADRLNFGWPQKVNVIRSSISRFTTIRSYLDHYFKMVIYRTALSDAEMADFREASHLGYDFFHEVIRIPDTNLAFGNSKEEIKQRLIPVPYMLNEPVMQNGQQAVDANGQPVFKQTPDVRILEARRVYDAAPAPMSDRLDTLGIGYDKQFALRYLLTANPAAMTDDSQTGWIGYNEFEQYFLGVQHAAQSQNMLTLLEIISGTLNSGFVDKYHNLQTVELPVNVNRSLLDSATLGGLADTNQYRYPGLDTFAEFFKVGTLKGGKTVKDRLMATRYGQSSKSAAGVKFFAADNAIGAQVLVNKAARKGTLLENRETLTQGMFQMIQADMELSAKVAAVKKADEKLKDKAFADIVASSEELKALAAKGDAAAAELVMTLTALNQNGAIVSADEIKANPNFALDKQVLMLRSMTSRSMSYFTQVKPMLEQVPLEQLNNVLQQLAGLKSNNTTLANSLDLLALGQEVLVQAVSSVQIVLKDRGPVSGDVVMGLMMDASPLSSSQQNLMYAIEDLARYTSILNPEYIY